A window of the Falco rusticolus isolate bFalRus1 chromosome 1, bFalRus1.pri, whole genome shotgun sequence genome harbors these coding sequences:
- the MSMO1 gene encoding methylsterol monooxygenase 1 has product MAVNDSVNILNSAYLAVEYIDSFLPDNPLQQPFKNAWNYMLDNYTKFQIATWGSLIVHEVSYFLLCVPGFVFQFIPYMQKYKIQQDKPETWEKQWKCFKTLLFNHFFIQLPLICGTYYFTEYFNIPYEWEEMPRWYVLVAQCFGCAVIEDAWHYFLHRLLHHKRIYKYIHKVHHEFVSPFGMQAEYAHPLETLILGTGFFIGIVVFCNHVILLWAWVICRLMETIDVHSGYDVPLNPLHLVPFYAGARFHDFHHMNFIGNYASTFTWWDRIFGTDSQFIAYKEKEKKQQLITKKKVN; this is encoded by the exons ATGGCAGTGAACGACAGTGTTAATATCTTGAATTCTGCTTATCTGGCGGTGGAATATATAGACTCCTTCTTGCCTGACAATCCTCTGCAGCAACCATTTAAAAATGCCTGGAATTACATGCTGGATAACTACACAAAGTTCCAGATTGCAACTTGGGGATCACTTATAGTTCATGAAGTTTCGTACTTCTTACTCTGTGTACCTGGATTTGTCTTCCAATTTATACCATACATGCAGAAGTATAAAATTCAGCAG GATAAACCAGAAACATGGGAAAAACAGTGGAAGTGTTTCAAAACGCTGCTCTTCAATCACTTTTTCATTCAGCTTCCTCTGATTTGTGGCACCTATTACTTCACAGAGTACTTTAACATCCCGTATGAGTGGGAAGAGATGCCTAGATG gtaTGTTCTGGTTGCCCAGTGTTTTGGATGTGCAGTGATTGAGGATGCCTGGCACTATTTCCTGCATAGATTGCTGCATCACAAGAGAATATACAAGTATATCCATAAGGTTCACCATGAGTTTGTT TCTCCATTTGGAATGCAAGCAGAATATGCACATCCTCTGGAAACACTTATCCTTGGAACTGGCTTTTTTATTGGGATTGTTGTTTTCTGTAACCATGTGATTCTTCTGTGGGCGTGGGTGATATGTCGCTTGATGGAAACCATTGATGTACACAG TGGTTATGATGTTCCACTGAACCCTCTTCACTTGGTGCCTTTCTATGCTGGGGCTCGTTTTCATGATTTCCATCACATGAACTTTATCGGCAATTATGCTTCAACTTTCACGTGGTGGGATAGAATCTTTGGTACAGACTCTCAATTCATTGcctataaagaaaaagagaagaagcaACAACTCATAACAAAGAAGAAGGTTAACTAG
- the KLHL2 gene encoding kelch-like protein 2 isoform X5 — MSESRAKRVRIKEVDGWTLRMLIDYIYTAEIQVTEENVQVLLPAAGLLQLQDVKRTCCEFLESQLHPINCLGIRAFADMHACTDLLNKANTYAEQHFSDVVLSEEYLNLGVEQVCSLISSDKLTIASEEKVFEAVIAWVNHDKDVRQELMARLMEHVRLPLLSREYLVQRVEEEILVKNSSACKDYLIEAMKYHLLPTEQRALMKSTRTKLRTPASLPKLMMVVGGQAPKAIRSVECYDFKEERWHQVAELPSRRCRAGMVYMGGMVYAVGGFNGSLRVRTVDSYDPVKDQWTSVANMQDRRSTLGAAVLNGLLYAVGGFDGSTGLSSVEVYNLKTNEWFHVAPMNTRRSSVGVGVVGGKLYAVGGYDGASRQCLSSVECYDANTNEWTYVAEMSTRRSGAGVGVLNNLLYAVGGHDGPLVRKSVEVFDPVASTWKQVADMNMCRRNAGVCAVNGLLYVVGGDDGSCNLSTVEYYNPTTDKWTVVSSCMSTGRSYAGVTVIDKPL; from the exons GtactgctcccagcagctggtcTCTTGCAACTGCAGGATGTGAAAAGGACTTGCTGTGAATTTTTGGAATCCCAGCTTCATCCAATCAACTGCTTAGGGATCCGTGCTTTTGCTGACATGCACGCGTGCACAGATCTCTTGAACAAGGCCAACACATATGCAG aacagcatttttctgatgTTGTACTTAGTGAAGAATACCTCAATCTTGGTGTAGAGCAGGTGTGCAGTCTTATATCCAGTGACAAACTCACAATTGCCTCAGAAGAGAAG gTATTTGAAGCAGTGATAGCGTGGGTAAACCATGACAAAGATGTAAGGCAGGAGCTAATGGCACGCCTGATGGAGCATGTTCGGCTGCCTTTGCTATCCCGGGAATATTTAGTTCAG AGAGTTGAAGAGGAAATACTGGTTAAGAACAGCAGTGCTTGTAAAGATTACCTCATTGAAGCTATGAAGTATCACTTGCTGCCAACTGAGCAACGAGCATTGATGAAAAGCACTCGAACAAAATTGAGAACACCTGCTAGCCTTCCAAAA TTGATGATGGTAGTTGGAGGACAGGCACCAAAGGCTATTCGCAGTGTTGAATGTTATGATTTTAAAGAAGAGCGCTGGCATCAGGTGGCTGAACTGCCTTCCAGAAGATGTAGAGCGG GAATGGTGTACATGGGAGGAATGGTTTATGCCGTTGGTGGTTTCAACGGTTCTTTGAGAGTGCGCACAGTGGATTCCTATGATCCAGTGAAGGACCAGTGGACAAGTGTTGCTAATATGCAAGACAGGAGAAGCACACTGGGAGCAGCTGTATTAAATGGCCTTCTTTATGCCGTGGGAGGATTTGATGGGAGTACAG gTTTATCATCAGTTGAAGTTTACAACTTAAAGACTAATGAGTGGTTTCATGTAGCTCCAATGAACACAAGAAGAAGTAGCGTTGGTGTAGGTGTTGTTGGAG GTAAACTGTATGCTGTCGGTGGCTACGATGGGGCGTCGCGTCAGTGCCTTAGTTCAGTAGAATGCTATGATGCTAATACAAATGAGTGGACTTACGTTGCAGAAATGAGCACTAGACGGAGTGGAGCAG GTGTTGGTGTGTTAAACAATTTATTGTATGCGGTAGGTGGTCACGATGGTCCTTTGGTAAGAAAAAGTGTTGAAGTGTTTGACCCCGTTGCCAGTACATGGAAGCAGGTTGCAGACATGAACATGTGCCGAAGGAATGCAG GTGTTTGTGCTGTAAATGGTCTCTTGTATGTAGTTGGAGGAGATGATGGTTCCTGTAATTTATCAACAGTGGAATATTATAATCCAACAACTGATAAATGGACAGTTGTGTCATCCTGTATGAGTACAGGGAGGAGCTATGCAG GTGTTACAGTTATCGACAAACCATTATGA